The following is a genomic window from Hyperolius riggenbachi isolate aHypRig1 chromosome 4, aHypRig1.pri, whole genome shotgun sequence.
GTACCTGCATTTATAAttacctggggctgcctccagTTCCCAGTAAACCTTGGGCTCCCTCCCTAACCTCCTAGGTTGCTTCTTACTCCTGCAGTCAGCAGCATGTGCAGATCTGGATTCAAGCGTCCTTGGTTCCTCTCCGATGGCCAGGAGCATTAGCATGCAGCAACAAGGTGCGATCAGGGGGCGTGCACAGCTGGGACCACACATATGCAGTGGAGAGTGATTAGGCCAGTCAGGAAATTTACTGGGCCACATTGTGGGAAAGCAAAGCGGCCCAGAAGGACGACGAGGGAGCCCTTGACacacagagggctggaggaagccccagataagtataaaggCTTGTATCTGTTTCATCatatcaggtatactttaaggagaatagtgagaacaaggggaggggggttcaaaaagacctttctagtttttgagaaaattacaataggaaaaaagtttttttaaatgcagttaaatAAAAGATAAATGTATTTACTCATTGGTAGTGAAAATTTACATATATTCCCAAAAAACAGCAGTGGATTTCCTGCCGGTGTTCCCTTTAGGTCAGTAGGCAGTTTCTGAGTACTGACTCAGGAACCTCGGTGCAAAGTGGCAGTGCATTTGCCGCATACTCAGTGCTTCTAGCATGTAtgaggcctttgctattaaccgctatagTGGGCGGTATTCTTCAACGCAATGTCGCTGAACTTGTGCTCTGGAATCACGTTTTTCGGGTTGGCAAAATTCATATTTGAACAACTTTTTTGGGGTCAAATATAAGGGCAAACTGATTTGGAAAGCCAACTAATTATAACAATGACGATAATGACATAAATAATGTCTAGAATCACACGTCTCAATATTTATTCGTTTGTGATTGAAGAAGTATTTGAATATTTTCCCCTCGCCAtggagaataaatatggcagcagtgTTGAATATAAATAGCGTAGAATATGAATTTGAACAGATTCATTGCGATGATTATTCTTTTTTTCTTGATCTATATCACCTTAATGGTACTTGTTTATTATCTCAAATACAAGAAGGGCTAATTAATGAGAAACAGTTAGGCAGAGAAATAATTATATAAACAGGAGGGGATGGATATATCATGATTCAGCAAACATGAAATTCTCATGAATTATCTAATCTTACTTATGTGTGTTTTGACCTGAAAATTAGATCCCTTGCATTTTGCAGAATGCTACAGCACTGCGATTCACATGTGAAAAGTGGTGCTGTTTTTacagtagcacaatacatttcttCCAAGCTGCAATAGCCAGCCTGCTGCATTGTTGGTGCATTCACTTCTACACTTTGTAAAGGAGCACAGGAAAATCGCTTAGCAATTGCACCGCTATGCAATTTTCCCTGCGATTCAGCAATTCAAACTAAGTTTGTATTTTTGCACCAAGTTTTTTTCTCCATCCCATCAGAAATCACAAGCGATTGCATTTCCTACTTGAAAAGAGCCCTAAACTTGAAATCTCTCTGGAATCagccaagcccaccacttccgccgctgtgtgtgtttatgtatgtaatgtatatttcctgtaatgtgcgtttacacattacctgtattgtgtcgcAGTGCCTGTCTTCTGCCTTTCTTCAATTAGCCGCATACATGCTGCTGGTGTGGCGCATGTATCATTCCACTCGCTGGCGTGCTATGCGCCACCAGTGTGTATGCGGCTAATACAAGAGCGGCAGAGGATGGGCGGGcaccgcaacacaggacaggtaatgtataaacgcacattacagcacatatacattgtgggaacagcgccgggggtttTGTTGCGTTTGTCAGCCATCTTAATAACCGTATCCGTTACTACCGAGCAAGTCCGCCTGACATGTTGTAGCATGTATGACCGAATAATGCGATCTTTTTCGGcaaaaaattggtcacattgttaatgaggcatgcacttggctgcaccgattttcatccgattccagTTATAATAATCGGATCGGATGGTCGATTGACCACCAAGTCgtctcatgtatggccaccttaagtcatgATTTATCTTTCCTAATCTGtcttaaaacattatttattttGCCTTATCTGTCCTAactcaggatttatatcagcattTTTGACTTAATTCATGATTTATTTCTCCTTATCTGACttgactcatgatttatctctccttatctataaGATCTGTTGtaagataaagaaaaaaacattgtaaATTAATCCCAAGGAAAACAAAATTGTAAGTCagtagagataaatcatgaggaaAGATTATTCCTGAAATAAGTTTGTCAATTCACCCCAAAGTTATACTCATCATCTTATTTGCTTTATACAGGTTCAGAGCCAATTCACTGCTGCCATTCATACTCCCCCAGACCCATACCAGCGCAACACCTTAAGCACTATGTCGTCCAGGATAGCAACGGGCTGTGTGACATTGATGCCATCATGTAAGTGCCATTCTGTCACAGAATTATGAGCTTTCTTGTCTCACGCAAGCCTGCGCAACAGCAATGCTAAAACTatgattcaataaaaaaaatactgtataaagATTGCAATCTATAACatgtaagaatctatacgttggttgcttttGGCAACAGCACAACgcgccttttgctccggcaccagcaactcattagagctgcaactcacagtgacagcatacaggagatagagcggagacagccaccttcaCTTTTCAAGGGGTTTATTAAGCAATCAGGCATCCtgtgttacatgttgatttcttcagagtataaatagtctttcctatgtcctatgtacatcacatatatttacagcatacagacaggaagctagtattctaactaggaagtgTAGAGAGCAGGATAGCATACAGCAGACGAAGCAGAAGTACAGTAGTCTCTGCCATCCTGTCTCTCTATTTTAcatgaacatcaaagagttaaattctgacatcacctgagccatacccccaagcctacaattgggcatgtgacccacctcaTCATCTAATATACCAGTGCTTCATAACCTAGTTGCGAAGAATGCAATGACCGTTTCGTCGTCTAACTGTCGGTACATGTagacctgataacccattatgtgTCCTTCTAGAGGAACATAGAAGGTACTAaagtctttactagactttagtaccTGAGGCTAGAatacaagtatacttacattctaacataACATACAGTCAGCAAAGGACAAAAAGACAGCACAGAACTATGGAAAAGAGGTGGCATCATTCAGCCTGTTCCTCTTATCCAGTTCTCCATGCCTAATTAAAGAAAAACGGTAACCAAGCATTGGACTTCAACCcatttagtagctgatacccccttttccatgaaaaatcttaaacttttctcaaatagatcatcggtggggtgggggggctgtatggctaatattgtagtgaaactcctcccacagtgtgatgtcaggacctaggtcttgaCAGTTTCGTGTCTGTGATCCATGTTGcattgctgtttccaactgtcaagcaaccagtatctcccttctgtgcatatgtatggTGTATGTATAGAAAACAACCTTTTTGCCTATCACAAATTTAGTGTGTGTGGATATAAATAATGGAAGTTGGTGCTGACtacttttttcatgtctgccagaagtaaagatgattatgcgcAGGATCATTGTGGAACaaccaatatgaacaaattacatggtgaatattaaTCACTTGCTtcaaaatgatgatttttttttgcaggctttAACATCCTAAAACCGGGAAAAATCatgctgcagcagcccctgctcttacctccctgggatccagcactgcagttctccctctgtcctccggttggtgctgtaaccctatagtgagatcaacGGCTGTTGTCACGACGATAGTCGACAGTCTCATCAGGGGGATGCAGggcctctgtagacaggaaggaaaAGGGCCGCCGGTGTCTGGATCCCAGAGGAGGTGATAAAACGCCTGCTGAGCGCTATGCTCTGCACAAGGCTCCCAGAGGCTACCACAAGTCACgctcggggttactgctcctggctgctttttttcaccccgagcctgactcgtggaTACCGCCTGTGAGGATAAGCTAAAACAGCAggattgatttttttaaaatattttttttaactatcgGCCCTTACGCTTCCTTCTACTTCCTTTCTCTTAAGTATCACtaatttttagttttatttttatctatatttttCAATAATTGGCCTTTAACCACCTTACAactacctaacgccaattggcggtcgCAAGGTGGCTCCCAAGGACCGCCCAACGCCAAttagtgtcaagtcctggggggagtgttttgcaggggatcgagCGTGCCGATGCACGAGCATCCCAGCTTGAGTgacagagctctgctccgtcaacagtctgccagtGGCGATCACCGCTAGCAGACTGAATAGAAAAGAAACGGCCATTTGTTTTCCTTGTACAGCGCTACGCTCTAatgcaacgctgtactggggacagccatgccaCTCGGCTGTCACCTGAAGAGGTTCTGAACACAATCCTttttcataggctaatgcctatgagagaggatcgctctgattggccatcaggaggagggagggatggggggaaaaataaaaaaaaagatagttacatttataaaaaaaaaaataattaacaaaTCCTAACTAATAAttagcaagtgtccctgcgtcctgtctgtgtgtcagtgcttttgcgctactgcgcatgtcacagccgttgggacaggacggaGGACAGGCTAGAAGGTGGGTGGGCCGGTCAGGCGAGCGGatgggtgcgcgcgcatgcgcactgattGGTGGCAGTGGCGGCGGAAGGTccgagacctagagcccgtttttaaaccggcttaggtcaactagtacattaataaaaacaaaatactgATGCCACCagcaagttgtatggctctgcagcacacagttaaagctgcagagcactaaattgtaaaaaatagcatggtcactgagggggaggggggggggggactgtggcccttaagtggttaagctaggttaggcaggggtcacacttgagttTTCGGTCcaagatacttaaagagactctgaagtctcgtaaaaatcatatttttatttaaaaaaatgtgtttaacatgactgccctacctaaactgccgcatccctgccgctgtaatctaactaaatcccccctaactccccggggggcaatccgggcagtgcttccgtgagaggcagagctatgagccccaGCTCTGCCTTTaagcgcgtctatcagcccggatcgccgcctctcccccgcccctctcagtcttccttcactgagaggggcggtggagaggcggagatacgcagctGATAGAcgcgtaaggaggcagagctgcagctcatagctctgcctcctctatcagcaaaatccacgaccaagaaagtcgtgtattttgcggggagagggaggtgggagttaggggggatttagttagatttcatcggtggggatgcggcggtttaggtagggctatgatgataaacacattttttaaataaaaacatgatttttacgagacttcagtgtctctttaaagtttctTTATGTCACATACACTATTGTACAGTtctgatacagttctgtataatgtcTGAAGAATaaacttaaagtttcaaaagcttgcaataaaccatgtacagttagtcattaaaggaatcaccggaatcaacatttcttggtttgatgtctgcatttctcctCCTTGACTAACACTGAACCACACTTTACTTGCTTCAGTGAAGTATAAATTtgacatgagagggatatggagtctgacatttatttccttttaaacagtgcacattgcccggctgtcctgctgatcctctgccataaATACTTTTAatacatagaccctgaagaagcatgcagatcagaagtttgTCTTACCTTTGActacatttgctgcatgcttgtttcaggtgtgtgacaccAAACCAAGCACAGGAATCTATGGATGATTTGGTAGCGCTgtgacatttaaagggatactgatcAGGTTACAAAAAAcagaattggtacttacctggggcttcctccagcctaccgtaggccacgaggtccccggggttctcctggctcctttcccggGCCCACTGGTGGCTCCATTAATTGGATTTCCACCTGAAGTCGCCAGTACAAGACCCCGTCGCGCACGTTACGCGTGTCACGCTGGCCGCTCCGCATCATCACACCAGCTGGTGTAAGAGTCccgcgcatgcgcggttcagagttagagaTGACGCGTAGCAGCTAGCGTGATGATGCGTAACGTGCACGGCAGTGACTCATACTGGCGACTTCAAGCAGAAGTCGCCAATTAACGGAGCCACAGGCGGGACCGGGATGCCTTGCGACCTatgatgggctggaggaagcctcaagtaAGTACAAATTCTGTTTTTTGGCACctgctcagtatccctttaataaatGAGCACATTCTCAGCACTAGAATTCAGCCATTCATGATCACTAACTTGTTCTTACAGCTTCTTTACAAGGAAGTCTCAGGTGGTATGTGCTAACCCCAATGATGGCTGGGTGAAGAAAGCTATGAAGACTCTGAGGTGAGCATTCAGAGATACTGCAACAAGTACACATTGCCTTTATTTCATTCATAAAGCACCCACATATTGTACAGCACACAGTGTATACAGAACCATTCACATTACTCTTAATTGTCTAATACTACCACACTTAAAAAatatacatgtatggccagtgttGAGTGACAGCTGAAACTCCTGAGTAAACCCACAAATGTGGAATGACCATCCAAAGCACACACAAAAGTGAAACAATTCATTTTGGTCCCAGGGGCACCGTGTAAATTAGGGCACTGCCATAGGTGCCCATACAAATATCGTTTATGGGTGGATCTCCGGTGGCTAAATTTTCACCCATAAATTATGTTTGTATAGGCACCCAAACTTCTGCGGCCTCTCCGGTATTTTCTATTTTGTTGCGGTGGATTTATAGCGGGGGCGGTTAAGGTCATGCATCAGGAAGAGGGTGATtaacagtgatgctcaaatccgaactttgggtgaatccagatagttctatccggatttcacccagatacctgtgcggggtgggggggttgtcaatcttacctgtctgacgtcttctttgttccgtccctcggcgcctcccacgatgcggtccaagcggcggtcacgtgattacaaacacttcctccttccgggttgaaggaggaagtgtttgtactcacgtgacgggcgtggaccgcatcgtgggaggcgccgagggatgaacgaagaagatgtcagacaggtaagattgaccctccTCACCCAGCCTgcccaggtttactgggtgaTATCCAGATAACAACTATCCTGGTTTGGAGTGGCGTTTCTCTataacattggcctcgattcataaaaaagtgttCGGTGATGTAAATCAGTGCGGGGAAACTCCGCGCTCGGTATTTCTGACTccagggtgggcattcataaaatgtTGCTAGTTGCGATAGCTGAGCGGAGATttcccgctgtaggcaggcggtaggctgtcGGGAGCCTTGCAGAAACACAGGAGCTGgctgagtccctccgtgcggtgttctctctgctgctgcttgggaggtctgtcccattcactgcaccgtattccgcatgcttctcgccacatcagagggagcggtattccTCGTtcgcataccgcttcctctaatctttatgaattgacattttgttacatttccgcctAGAATCACCGCATAAGgcagtgatttatcactctgctccggAATGTCAgtcccgcatgcggaaacagcctttatgaatacacattttgttcAGTGTTCGGTAAAatcggctgttttcagcatttccgcatgcgggaatgctttatgaatcgaggccattgtcctGTCCAACCAAGTGTTTAACTAGAAATTTACAACCTACTCTCCTACTCTACTCTGCCTTCGGTGCTTACAGTTCAGTTACAGTTACAGTGCCTGACCAAACTTGTTTTGTTTTGGATTTTGCAGGTAgagattttattgtttttattgttttctgtCTTTTTGATAGATTTCCCCTCTACACACTTTACTTGTAACAACAACTCATAGTCAGCAAATTCTAAAATGTTATGGTTGCTTGTCACCAGATTAGGAGTTGAGAGTAAATGTCTACTAGGGTTGGTTGctccactgacaactgaaaaaagaatgggcagcatggtggcatagtgaatagcaccgggtccccggttcaaatcccagcaaggGCACTAAATGCTCAAAGTTTATATGTTCTATCCCTGTCTCCATGGGTTACCTCCTACataccaaaaacatgcagataagtaaattggcttcctcctagatATTTGACATAAAATCTAGTTAACAGTAATTTAATGTGAGCAAAGCCTGGCACATGTATCACAGATGTAAGCCCATACAGCAAATAAGGGCGCCCAGAAAAGTAATTTTACCAGTATTCAAaagatgatagtaaaatatcagtaagtaataccgatattttactaaagtGAAACATAACCCTATCCTTACATCGAACCCTCCCTCTAGcaatgcttaaccttaaccacccccacggctaaccttaaacaCCACAcaccccacggctaaccttaaagtccccccctcccccatatttgCCACTAATTCGCTGAAATAAAACCAATGCAAATAGTGCAGTGAGAGGGAAATTTAGATGCCATTGGTCTCTCGGGCCGCCCACAATGTAGAATATGCCCCAGCCCCCTATATTTTTGACGATACATTTTCCCTTGATGCTGCTATTTGTATAGGCACTTATGGCGGTGCCTAAACTTCCGCCGCTAGCGGGGAAATTTCCAGTTTTGATGTAAGCATGGTTCAGGCAACTGCTTCGTCAGAGGCTGCATTTTCCATAAACACCACAAATTGTCATATTtcaattatatttattttattagttattcattttgtagttttataaatagtattatatttattttaatgGATTACCGTATATATTCTAAATTGATAACCAGCTGCCATAACTGTTTCTTCTTTTACAGGAAGAAAGTCAATGGTCAGAAGAACAGGAAGAAAGTCAATGGTCAGAAGAAGGAGGATTCGTTTAGGAAAATATCATCATAAAATAAGATTTAATGAAGTGCATAAAGATCTGTTGTTATACATGTCCCATTATTTAGAAAAATGATCAACTTGATCGTTTCCTGCTTTTATTCAGCCTCCATCCTATAGTATGTCATCCTGTTTAATCCAAGCATTCTCCTCACGTACTCCAGACGCTCTCTTTGTTAAATGCACATCTTATTCAATAAAGATATATTGAAACAAGTAAAAAACAGAGCCACCTTCTTTTGTTGCACAGCTACAATAAAGCAGACTGGGTGGAGTTTATAGCGGCAGTTGATGACATCTCACAGCATGCTTCCATGAGGCATAATCATGTGATCGAGGTGAAGCAAACATCTTAAAGTTTGATGTTTATGGTGCGTATGGTATTTACTGTAGTTTTTCtgtatctgcaaatgttgattttaatattctgcttaaaaaaaaaaaaaacacatacaaacagaTACACTTGTCTATTTCCTGCACGCTACTGTTATGGTGATAAATTTGAATTGAAATCCACAGAAAAGCCAGTTTTTCAATGAAAAAAATGGCAGTCACTTGACCATGGATCTTTTACTCCTTGACCCAAATCTCTTATGACGTGTTTGGCCTAAAGAAAAGAATGAGTAGCCATTATCCTGTAGTGCAGTGCCACCACCATTCtccccaatcacaagcagccacaGTAGTCATGTGACTGCAGGCTTTCTATTGAGGAATCAAGATGGTTGTTAAGCTAATGGAAAtctatttacaaaaacaaagaaaccaaatacttacctgaggagagggaaggctctgggtccaatagagccttccctctcctcttccggtGCCCTTGTAATGTCACTTAACTTTGCGGGCTTGTGGCTGCGGCGTCCCGCTGCTCACGCTGCCCTGATAGACCAATCATGGGGACCTCGCTGAGGGGTTTCTTCTCTGGCCGGCCAGACACCAAAGTCCACTTGTATAGTGGATGTCTTCAGACTCCACACTCCCGCTCCAGCGGCTGAATCGACAGGCCTGCAGGACGCATTAGAAGGACGCAGAGGAGGTGGTGAGTGCTGCTATGCAGCGTGGCTTAAATTGAAGGAACTTTTCCAGGAAACTTATGTCCATAGGCTTAAGGAGGAGCGTTGAACTAACCAGTTATGTGAAGTTACCATAGATTGGACAGTCGAATATGATTGGAGGACCTTCCTTTGTAACAATATAATTGGTATATGGTGCACAAGAACTGCTAGTAACATCCGATATCCCTATCCTATATGTTGGAAATTGTCACATAGCCACTATAGCAGATGAATATCTGGCCAGATACATGGTTCCTGTATGGATGGAGTGTGTATGTGAGGAGCGCTCCTAGGTCCAGGCAGGGTATTTTTAGGggggaagtgttttttttttatggaaataTGTGTGTAATTTACAATGTAGTGTattctttatgtattttttttttaccactagatgtccccacacacgTTATGCTGTGTGCTCTGAACAGAGTTCAGGGTACACAGGCAGCGTTTGTTacaggaatgatcataggtttcttGCAGAAGCCATGAACCTTCCCATACTgtttgattggctcagggaacacatgttccctgtGGCAATCACAGATGTGTCAGTCTGGGCGGGTGCAAGCAGCGGgagtgcatgtgtacacatcgGCAAGAAATTCGAGCAATtcattaaaacatcctgtttgtAGCTAACAACTGCAAACAGATCAATTAAATGTGACCACTTTGCAGCAACAGGTTAAGCATTTTATTTTGTTGCTATTACATGACTTTGTATTGGGGAATCAGAATGCTGGAGCTATTTCTGTATTGGTCCTTTACGTATATGCACCTGCAGCATCATAGTAGCATCAAGGTGAACTTTTATGAATATGAGTAGTAAGCCTGTGGGAAAGTACAGTGTAGAAGATCAGAGGGAATTTCTGTCTGATTCATGTCATTCCTGGTTCTTCCCTCATATAATTAGTTGGCAATGGACTGATAGAGGATATATCAGCTCATCCGTGATAACTTTCTCCTCATTACTCTGCTATAAATAGTATGAGAGGAGAAGTGCAGCCAGGAAGGAGGAAGTAATAAGCACTCACTGGGTGAGGTAATGTATCTCTGTGTAAGTAATCCGGCATTACACTCCTGTTTATAAACTTGTAAAAAGTCTGAATGGCAAAGTCCAAGGTGATATAAAATCTCTGGAAAACTAAACAAGTAACATGACAGGCTGAGGTAGTAGATTGCATGTGAACTTCTGCTGCTTACAATATGATGTCCAGGAACATTTCACAACTATGTAATAAACTGGCTTCACAGTCAAATCAAAGTGTAAACAACTGTGTAGGAATCTCTGCTTTCCCCCAACACAGTGAGGTTGTGCAGACTGTCCCTACTAGGGAAATTACACACCATTCAAAAAACTCCTGTGACTGATTGTGCACATCAGCATTATAAAATCTTACTTTAATTGGGTTTGCAATTTGcgctgggagaaaaaaaaacaaaaaggaaaatatttggAATTAATGAATCATGGAAAAATTGCATAGCAGTGCAATTGCTATGCGATTTTCCTGTGCTCTCATACAAAATATAGGAGCTTAAGCGCATTAAAAACGCAGCAGGTCAGCGATTGCAATcaagaaaaaaattgcttcacAAATCATCACATTAATAGAGGTGTTCACTGCGGGTTCCATTAGTTTGACTGTACTTAGCGTTTTTTTGATCCACAAGCAATCGGAATCAGTTCACAAAACCCTAATGGGAAAAAAGGCTGTCTTTctttatacagtgctgcagaatatatGTTGGTCCTTTATCAAggataataaaaataaatgtgattgcAAGAAATACCAGCATACAGAAAACCTTAAGTCCTTCTGTGGAAGCAGCAACAAGACAAGTGCTAGCCCACTGAGTGCAAGGAGCATGTAGTCAGAACATGTGTGCCGGTGGCACAAGGTATCCAAGTCGGTGTTACAAGCTATAAAGCTATGCACAGTAGGGACGGTCAAAACTAATGAATTCCAAATAGATTCAAATATTCCACATGAAATTCTGAACAAATTTGAATTTTGTAGATTCTGAGTTTCCCTTTCAAAATCGCTAAAATTGCAATTTATTGCAGATTTCTTCACAATAGGTTACAATTTCACCTAGAATTTTCTCTTCTtatagaatatttgcatttttgcaaaaaattaaccacttcctctcccccgggacgagtaactatgtccctgcaaaatgccatatcTCCATGCAGGGACATAGCTACTATGTCCCT
Proteins encoded in this region:
- the LOC137570449 gene encoding C-C motif chemokine 5-like, with translation MDQLAVKISFSAAVVLLLCCLGNGRGSEPIHCCHSYSPRPIPAQHLKHYVVQDSNGLCDIDAIIFFTRKSQVVCANPNDGWVKKAMKTLRKKVNGQKNRKKVNGQKKEDSFRKISS